The sequence below is a genomic window from Draconibacterium halophilum.
CCAACTTCCCAACCTTCTGACACATCAACTGCCAATCGTGCATTAAACTGGTCGAGCTCGCGCAAACTTGCTGAAGTAGTTACAATTTCACCATCAGCAGCTACATATGCTCCGTTTCCGGGAACAACATCGTAAGAATAACGACCAGGACCCGCATTTCCAAAGGTTACATCACCTCCAAATTTCGGACCTTCTGGTTCTGCCTGACGAAAATAGGCAACTGATATTTCAACTTTATCACTTGGATTAATATCGAAATTAATACCCATATCATAATCGTCTTCCAAACCAACGTAGTATGGTCCCTGGAACCACCATGAGTGAGATGCATAAGTTGTAATACCAAATGGAACTTGTGTAACACCTAGTTCCATGTACACCTGGTCTGACCATTCATATCCTAAAAATCCGTGGTGGATAAAGTGGGTACCGAATGTTGGGTAAAACCTGTATTCAAAACTTAAATCGATATCTCCCATAGAACCATCAACATTTAGTCGCCAGGTATCCCAGGTAAATTGCGGATTTAAATTACTCGCTCCACTTTCGTAATTTGTTGAAAGGAGGTTAAAACGCATGGCTCCACCAATTTTGAAACCATCTTCTTTTTCATCGTCTTGTGCGAGCACAACAGAGCTAGCAAAAATTAAAATAAACAGAAGTAAATTTTTTCTCAAATTCATAAAAATACTATTAGTTATTAATAAAATTAATTGATTTTTCTTTTTCTGACTGCAATCAAAAGTGAGCAATAATGGTGATCACCATTGCATCACATAACCGGCGGTTTCTTGGGATTGCCGGTAGAGCGGGTGTAATTGTAGAATAGAATCTTTGAGTTGCTATATAAGCCTAACTCTTCCCCGTTAGTTTGCGATTTTCTATGTCGAATTCTTTCTGATATCTTCATAAAACGTTGCAAAGAAACTAAAAAATGTGGTAATCAGGAAAACACGTAAAGCTTTAGGCTTGTTTGTTAACTTTAAATGTTTATCAATCAGCTATTAAACCTAGACTTCATAGAAATTAGCTTTGGATAACCATCTGCAAATCAATACATTTGTTTCTATACGAATTAAATTTAATGGACATGTTAATTGAATGTAATCATCATTAATGAAGCGCATTTTGAAAGATTACGGATAAATTTCTTATAATAATGTTTACAGAAAAGAGATTTAAAACTGAACTTCTGGGAAAGCCATACAATTTATTCGCTGGAATAAGTAATGTTGTAAATTGTACCGGAAGTATCGTCGGAAACAAGGATAGAGCCATTGGGCATCTGTATCACATCAACCGGACGTCCCCAGGGACTTTCGTTTTGTAACCATCCGTTGGCAAAAGTTTCATAAGATACAGCTGTGTTTCCGTTTAACTCCACCCGGGTAATTCGGTAACCAATAGGAGTAGATCTGTTCCAGGAACCATGCTCTGCAATAAGAATACTGTTTCTGTACGATTCGGGAAACATATCACCCGTGTAAAAAAGCATGCCTAAAGCGGCTACATGCGGGCCAAGATCTTGAACAGGGAAGCTAAACTCGTCGCAATTTCGTTGGTCGCCAAATTCCGGATCAGCAATTCCGGTACTATGACAAAATGGATAACCAAAATGCATGCCGGCCTGTGGGGCTTGGTTTAGCTCATCGGGCGGCAAATTGTCGCCCAACCAGTCGCGTCCGTTGTCGGTAAACCATAAAGTTCCGTCCTCTGGATGCCAGTCGAAACCAACGGTGTTTCGAATACCGTGCGCAAAAATCTCATGATTACTGCCATCCGGATCCATGCGCGTAATAGAAGCATAAATTTCATCGTCTGACAAACAAATGTTACAAGGCGCACCAACTGGTACATAGAGTTTGCCATCGGGGCCAAAGGCAATGTATTTCCAACCATGATGACCATCAGTCGGAAAGTCGTCGCTAATAAGAACAGGGGCAGGAGGAGAATTGAGATGCTCTTCGATATTCTCAAATTTCCATATTTTGCTGATCTCTGCCACATAAAGATCGCCGTTTAGAAAAGCTACTCCGTTGGGTTGGTTCATATTATCCGCAATAACGATCACCTGGTCGGCCTGGTAATCCTGATCTTTATCAATAATTGCATAAACTTTTCCTGCTGTTCTCGATCCGACAAACAGCGTTCCCTTATCACCCAGCACCATCGATCGGGCATTGTCTACATTTTCGGCGTAAACATGTATTTTAAAACCATCGGGCAGATTGATTTGGGGTACTGTTTCGTAATCTGGCAAAGGCTTTTCTGTTTTATCAGAAGATGTGCAAGCCAAGGTTGCCGTAAAAATAAAAAGGAGTAATGCTAAATCTTTCAATTGTTTCATTGTACTGTTTTAACGTGTTAAAACTTTGTTTACTACTATAAACAGCAAAAAGCTAGCGATGTTTGTTCATTCTTTTTTGAGGACGGAAAATCCACAACTGGATTATAATTGACTGGAAATGCAATATATTTTATACGTCCTCGGTTAACCATCACGTCGAGTTTTCAATGGAATCAATAGTCTTCCTCTTTGAGTTGTGCTCAAAACGTCCAGGAAAGTACTTTCTTCTATCAGAATCTTTTATAACTTTGGTAGTGAAGTACAGCCGTATTCTGCATAACAGGTGCGGCATTTTAAACTAACTAATACTAATAATTTGAGTAATGAAAAGTAAAAGTCATTCATCCCGACGATCGTTTATCAAAAATACGGTCCTCGGAGCAGCTCTTGTTTCCACCGCTCCAACAATTATGGGTAATTCCTACAGTCAGCGAATCGTGCTAAAATCGAGAGAATTTGAGCCAACACAGTTTGCTGCCAACGACCAGGTACAACTGGCATTAATTGGGTCCGGAATCCAGGGAATTTATGATACTACTTCGGCGCTTCGAGTTCCGGGTGTGAAATTGGTAGCAGTCTGCGATTTATATGCAGGCCGACTGCAACGTGCAAAAGAATTATGGGGCGATGATATTTTTGTAACCCGCGACTACCGCGAGATTCTTGATCGTGATGATATTGATGCTGTCATCATTGCCACGCCTGATCACTGGCACATAAAAATCAGTACAGAAGCGTTAAAAGCAGGAAAAGCCGTTTATTGCGAAAAACCTATGGTTCAAAACTTTGATGAAGGTCATCCGCTGATTCAGGCATGGAAAGATTCGGGTCAGGTCATGCAGATTGGAAGTCAGGGTATGTCGTCGCTGGGCAACGAAAAGGCGAAGCAATTGTATGAAGATGGCGCTATTGGCGAAATTGTAATGCTCGACATGTTTAACGACCGTTATTCGGCAGAAGGTGCCTGGCAATATCCGATACCGCCGGATGCCAATCCCGATACGGTGGATTTTGATACTTTCTTAGGACGGGCACCCGAAGTACCTTTTGAACTTAAACGTTTTTTCCGCTGGAGAAATTACAAGGATTATGGCACCGGAGTAGCCGGCGACTTATTTGTACATGCATTTTCTACCTTGCATCATGTAATCAGTTCAAATGGTCCGGATCGGGCTCAGGCAACTGGTGGTTTGCGCTATTGGGACGATGGGAGAGACGTTCCTGATGTGTCGATAACACTTTACGATTTCCCGCAAACGAATACACATGCTGCGTTTAATGCTGCTTTTCGCGTAAATTTCATCGCCGGAGGTGGAGGTGGAGGTGGTTTCAGACTTGTGGGTACTGAAGGCGAAATGGAAATCGGATCAAATAGTGTAAAACTAATCCGATCGAAACTAAACATGAAGCCTCAGAGTTATTCACTGATCGCTTACACCGAGGAAATGCAGAAGAAAATAAAGGAAGAGTACGATATGAAATATCTCAACGAAAGAAAAGCAGATCTGGAGGTTGGAGAAACCACTTATGAGGCTCCGGGAGATTACAAAGGTGCTCATTACGATCATTTTTATCATTTCTTCCAGGGCGTTCGCGGACAACAGAAAATCATCGAAGATCCGGTCTACGGATTACGTGCAGCCGGTGCAGCTCTTCTGGCCAACGAAAGCTATTATAAGGCAAAACCGGTACTTTGGAATCCGGATACAATGAAGTTGAGATAATAAATCCTGATGAATGCTGGCTTGCCAAAGAAAAGTGCATTTCGTAAAAGAGATGCACTTTCTTTATATCGTTGAGTTATTCTTATCATTTACTTTCCGATACAGAAATTCTTAAAAATATGCCCCAAAACCTCCTCTGTGCCAACTTCTCCGGTAATTTCTGCCAGATAATGTAAACATTCGCGAATGTCCTGCGCAAGAAAATCGCCGGTAATTTGCATATCGAGACCATTTAGTACACGTAAAATGGCTTCATGTGCATTTTTTAAGATTTCGTAATGACGTGCATTGGTAACAATTACATCCTGTTGCTCAGCCTCCTCCAGGTTTATGGAATGACTCATATAATCGATCAACTCCTGCAGGTTTTCTTTTTGTTTAGCCGCAATGAACACCGCTTTTTCATTATCAGTAAGTTCCATTACTTCTATCTGCTGAATGGTATCACGCAACCCGGAATCGATTTTATTGGCAACAATAATCAGTGTCTGATGTGGAGCAATGCGTTCGCGTATCTTCTGAATACGGCTTTCAACAAGTGGGAAGGAGTTGTGGGTGTCAACCACCAGTAAAACAACAGTTGCCTGCTCCAGCTTGCTGTAACTTCGCTCAATACCCAGGTTTTCAATCTGGTCTTCAGTTTCACGAATACCGGCAGTATCAAAAAAACGGAAGGCTGTACCATGAATATTTACCACGTCTTCAATTACGTCGCGAGTTGTGCCATGAATTTCTGAAACAATAGCCCGATCTTCATTCAGCAGGGCATTTAAGAGGGTTGATTTTCCGACATTGGTTTCACCAATAATGGCCACCGGAATACCATTTTTTATGGCGTTTCCCAGTTGAAACGAATCTTTCAATTTCCGCAACAACTCCTCAATTTCTTCGGTTAATATGCGTAAGGCCGAACGGTCGGCAAATTCCACATCTTCTTCGCCAAAATCCAGTTCTAACTCTACCATTGCAGTAAAATGCAAAAGCTGATCGCGCAACGCACTGATCTCTTTCGAAAATCCACCACGCATTTGGTTTAACGCCAGTTTCTGAGCCGCAGCATTCGATGATGCAATTACATCGGCAACGGCTTCGGCCTGCGAAAGATCCATTTTGCCGTTTAAAAAGGCACGTTGCGTAAATTCTCCCGGCAAAGCCA
It includes:
- a CDS encoding PQQ-dependent sugar dehydrogenase; this encodes MKQLKDLALLLFIFTATLACTSSDKTEKPLPDYETVPQINLPDGFKIHVYAENVDNARSMVLGDKGTLFVGSRTAGKVYAIIDKDQDYQADQVIVIADNMNQPNGVAFLNGDLYVAEISKIWKFENIEEHLNSPPAPVLISDDFPTDGHHGWKYIAFGPDGKLYVPVGAPCNICLSDDEIYASITRMDPDGSNHEIFAHGIRNTVGFDWHPEDGTLWFTDNGRDWLGDNLPPDELNQAPQAGMHFGYPFCHSTGIADPEFGDQRNCDEFSFPVQDLGPHVAALGMLFYTGDMFPESYRNSILIAEHGSWNRSTPIGYRITRVELNGNTAVSYETFANGWLQNESPWGRPVDVIQMPNGSILVSDDTSGTIYNITYSSE
- a CDS encoding Gfo/Idh/MocA family protein, coding for MKSKSHSSRRSFIKNTVLGAALVSTAPTIMGNSYSQRIVLKSREFEPTQFAANDQVQLALIGSGIQGIYDTTSALRVPGVKLVAVCDLYAGRLQRAKELWGDDIFVTRDYREILDRDDIDAVIIATPDHWHIKISTEALKAGKAVYCEKPMVQNFDEGHPLIQAWKDSGQVMQIGSQGMSSLGNEKAKQLYEDGAIGEIVMLDMFNDRYSAEGAWQYPIPPDANPDTVDFDTFLGRAPEVPFELKRFFRWRNYKDYGTGVAGDLFVHAFSTLHHVISSNGPDRAQATGGLRYWDDGRDVPDVSITLYDFPQTNTHAAFNAAFRVNFIAGGGGGGGFRLVGTEGEMEIGSNSVKLIRSKLNMKPQSYSLIAYTEEMQKKIKEEYDMKYLNERKADLEVGETTYEAPGDYKGAHYDHFYHFFQGVRGQQKIIEDPVYGLRAAGAALLANESYYKAKPVLWNPDTMKLR
- the mnmE gene encoding tRNA uridine-5-carboxymethylaminomethyl(34) synthesis GTPase MnmE; this translates as MLDQSTICAISTSPGVGAIAVIRLSGSDAIAICDKVYESPKTGKLLADQAANTLHFGKIVSNDETIDEVVIALFRAPHSFTGENIVEISCHGSVYIQQQILNVLVENGARLALPGEFTQRAFLNGKMDLSQAEAVADVIASSNAAAQKLALNQMRGGFSKEISALRDQLLHFTAMVELELDFGEEDVEFADRSALRILTEEIEELLRKLKDSFQLGNAIKNGIPVAIIGETNVGKSTLLNALLNEDRAIVSEIHGTTRDVIEDVVNIHGTAFRFFDTAGIRETEDQIENLGIERSYSKLEQATVVLLVVDTHNSFPLVESRIQKIRERIAPHQTLIIVANKIDSGLRDTIQQIEVMELTDNEKAVFIAAKQKENLQELIDYMSHSINLEEAEQQDVIVTNARHYEILKNAHEAILRVLNGLDMQITGDFLAQDIRECLHYLAEITGEVGTEEVLGHIFKNFCIGK